TCGACTCATTGCATCGATGGACTTGGAAAACGAGGATAAGCCTTGTGAAGTGGTCCGAAGTCATTTATTCCGATTAGCCAGCGTTCACGGTCACTCCAACGGTTTTCACACTTCTGTTCTGTCAAATACAATTTAATTTGTGAAGTTCTCCGGTAGCTAATCAATATGGATATCGGGATAACGCCGACAGCCCGCGGTAGAGGTAGCACGAGTCTATCGATGGCGTATACTTCAGAGATATCCGAGATCTCTCAGGTGTTCCTCAGGCGTACCTATCCCGGTCGCTCCGCCGTCATCTCCCGTAGCATCGAACAGTTGGGGAGTCAGCCAGTCGCGGACGTCGTACACGGTCTTCGGTAGCCCCTCTACCCCCTGAGCGGAGACCATCGCTCGCATCGAGTGTCGGCCAACTTGGCTATCGTTCGTCTCCTGCGTCTGGATGCCGTGGTCAGACAGGAGGACGAGACGGTCGCAACGCTCTCGCAGGTCTCCGACCATCCTGTCGACTATCGAATAGTACTCAAACAGTATCTCCGGACGGTCCGCGTAGACGTGTCCCGCCGTATCTAGCACGTGAGAGTGAACACCCGCGATTGGAACCTCCAACGTCGCCATCGCAGACAACCATCCAAGTTCCCGGCCCGTGTTCGCGATCAGATCTCGACGGAGGCGCTCGTGCGTTATTTTGTCGTCGGAAGCTTCGCTCATCCATCGCCAGGCCTCCAACAGGTGTGGTGCGTCGACGATCCCGGGCCACAACCACACCTGCCCGGTTTCGAACAGAGTTTCGTTCGCCGAGGTCCTGATTTGGATGCCGTCTTCGCTGCCGTCGCTACTCCTGAACGGTCTCCCGAGAAGACGACGCCACCTGCGAGGAAGATACTGTGTCACTTTACTCGCTGCATCCAATATCGGGTTCCCCCAGTCCTGTGCGTCTCCGGAGATACCGTGATCCTCCGGGCTGACGCCTGTCGCGACAGTAGCCCACACTTCCGGAGTGTACGGGACATCCTTTGTATGTGTAAACGTTTCAAGTTCGGCGTGCTCGTCGAGGAGTAAGTTATCACAGTCCCAGCGTGTCGCGAGTTCGTAGTCTGCTGCGTCCAAGGCGAGTACACAGACTGTTTCTGAAGCGCCCACAGTGGTAGATAGCGATCATGTGTATTGTGTTGTTTGGAATGGCGATGGCGCGGTTGCAGAACCTGATTGATGGTCGAAGAGGCCACAAGTGGGTATCATCGGAGACGCTCGGGAGTGAAGACAGCGTGGAGACATCCTCGTAATGAAGCCGGAATTGACTTGTAGCCAGATGGCCGACGAGATGTCCACTGCGAGTATGAGAGTACTGTGGCTACGGCCTACTACCGGTAAGAACATTAGTGTCGGCCGTGAGCGCATCGCTGAACATTTGGAGCGGAGGGGGGTGACTGTGGATGTCCGGGATGCAACTGGATGGGATGCTGTGGACGCGGCACGCGCGGCCTTCGTTGGTCGATACGATGCGATCGTTGGTACTGCACGCGCTGGACTCTACGTCGGGTACCCGCTCGCCGTTCTGGGTCGATTAGGGTTCGTCGCAGACATCGCGGATCCAATCGACCAGATTAGGGACCTGCCGGACTTACTCTTTCGGACGTTCAACTGGTATGAACTCTCCGTGCTTCGACGGACGTCTCAGCGCGCGGCCGTCTACGAGAGCACACGCAATCGCTTGGCTGCCCACGGGCTCTCTACGACACCCGTCGAAAACGGAGTCGATTTCGACAAGTTCGCTGATCCCGAGGCGAGCGTCGTCCGCCAGACAGAATCGATTCTCACGGAAGCGGGTGTAGACGTCGACAAACCGATCGCGATGTACGTCGGTGGACTATCGACTACGTACTATCTATTTGACATTCTGGGGGCGAGCGAACGCTGTTCCGACTGGCAGTTCGTGTTCCTCGGAGAGGGACCGTTAGCAGAGATGCTTCGAGACGCCAACAACGAACTGGAGAACGTCTTTTATCTCGGTTCGTTCGACTACGACCTTATTCCAGGATTTCTCTCTCACGCGTCGGCAGGGCTCTGCCTTGTTGGGATCGAACAACCGTTGAAAGTACTCGAATACGGTGCAGCCGGGTTGCCCACGATCGGGATGCACGGTGGGTTGTCGGATCGGTTCTCGGAGGACCAACTCCTCTTTGTCGACCCATCACCAGAATCGGTCGCAACCTCACTCGACGACCTCCGAACTGACCCGTCTCTCGCGAAGAAGTACGGTGAAAACCTCCGCGAAGAAGCAAAGCTCCACAGTTGGGCAGATATCGCAGATATCTACTACGAGCTCTTGGAGGCTAGCCTATCGTGAACCCTCTCATCGTCTCGAAGTATACAGACAGAATCCACGGCATCCCCAGATACGCGAGCGAACTGTCCAGACTGATCGGGAACTCCACGCTCCTGAGGTACAACGCTCCGGAAGGGGCACAGCCGACCTGCCAGCACGAGGTCTACCACGAACGTCCGAACACACCGGCACCGGATGCGATAGGGAAGTTCGTGAAACACCCGTTACAACTCACCCGCGCGGACGCCGACATCTACCACGCTGCAGACCCACGGGAGGTACTTCCGCTCAGGATGGCGCGACGTCGCCCTCTGGTGACGACACTCCACGACCTCATCGTGTACGAGTTCTCGAACGCGTTCAAGCGGCGGTGGACTGCCCTCTCGCGGTTCTATCTCCAGTTTCTCGACAGCAGTGATCGGATCATCGCCGTGAGTGAGTCGACGAAGCGGGATGCCGTCGACCGACTCGGAATCTCTCCGGAGAAGATCGACGTCGTGTACCACGGAATCGACGACCGATTCCAACCCCTCTCGTCCGAACGACAGACCTTGGAACTGGAAGACGATGCAGTCCTGATGGTTGGGCGTCCGCAACCCCGAAAGAACCACAGCGGTGTCGCGGCAGCGCTTGAGAGACTGGACGATCGCGGCATCGAGTCGCATTTGTATATCGTAGGAGCGGATAGTGCCGATGTCGAACAGTTGCGGAACTCTGTCAAGTACGACGGGAACCGGATCCACCCTACTGGGTACGTCGACGATCATAGGCTCGTCGAGTACTACAACGCGGCCGATGTCGTCGCCGTTCCGTCGTACTACGAGGGGTTCGGGTTCCCCGTACTGGAGGCGATGGCGTGTGAGACTCCGGTCGTGACGAGTGACCGGTCTTGCCTGCCGGAAATCGCTGGCGATGCGGCGTTATTTGTGGAACCTGACGACCCTGGTGCCATCGCGGATGGGATCGAAGCGGTCCTGAGGGACCGAGTCGTGTCGTCGGAATTACAGCAAGCAGGGCTCGAACGGGCGAAGTCGTTCACCTGGGAGCGAACCGCTGAGCAAACCAGACTCAGCTACCAACGAGCGATCGACACGTACGCTCAGTGAATCGGTCGGAGGCGTCTACCCATCCAAGTAGCCGAGGTCTGACAGGCGCTCTTTGACATCACTGTCATCACGCGATTCTCCGGGCTCTCCCCGCCGCTCGGGTGTTGTCGGCGGTACGTGATCGACCTGTAGCGACTCCCGGAACAGATCATCGAGTACCGACCCATCTATGTTCGATGGAACCCCGATGTCCAGAAGTGCCAACACCGTTGGCGCGATGTCCACGATGTCTGCTGTCCCGCCAGACTCTACAACACCGGGACCGTCGATGGAGTATATGCCCTCGGGGGCGTGTCCATTATGCTCCTGCCTGCGGAAGATGACATCTGACATGACGTTGTCGACTTGGTGGGTGGTCGAGGTCACGACCACGTCTGGTGCCTTGTCCGCTTCCGGCCCGTCGTATACTTTTTTGCTCAGCCGGACCTCGTCAAACACCTTCTCACCTGTCTTCGGATCGACGACACTCTTTAACCCTTCGGCAATCTCGCGTGCAACTTCGGGACGGTCTTCCGGGGAAACAATCCCATCCTCAAACCGATCTGTGTCATTGATATAAATCCCTCCCCAGCCCTTCGACTTCGAGTTCGCTGGGTCGATGTCGCCGTACGTAAGATCTGCGTCTACTGGGAGGTACCCGGAGACTCGCTTGTACAACCAGTCGGCGGTGTTGAATATCTTTGGATACCGCGACACCGTTTTTGCAATTCTGGACAGATCGATCTGTCGACTGACATCCTGTTTCTGTTGTTTCTCTTGGGATTTTTTGGTTGGCGCGACAGAGGCGTCGCCGCCTTCGTCCACCGATAGATACCCGTTCTTCTTCAGCCACCCATTCAGGTAGAACATGGAGTGATAATAACGGAATCCGTGGTCGGAGAGTAGTATGAAGTAATCATCTTCCGAGAGCTGTTCCCGGAACCAGCCAATTTGTTCATCGAACATCTCGTAGCCCTCGACGGCTCGTTCGGCCGCAGGAGAGAGGTCTCCAGTGCCGAGATCAGACACTAACTCATCGTACAATTCGTGTTGAATCCAGTCGGTGGCGCTCACCAAGTGGAAGAACAGGTCCCAGTCCTCGGTTTGGAACAGTCGTCGGGACCAGTCAAAGCGGGTCTCCTCGACTTGGATGAGATCCTCGACGTACGGCAGCGAGCCTCCAACATCTTCTGCATCGCCTTTGGGGGAGACTCGAAACTCGCCGAATTCGTCCTCCAGTTCGCGATACTCTTCGGGAAATACTGTCTCGTCCCCTTGGGTCAGCAGTGAAGTCAACACGGGGGAATCTACTTGTGGGGGATAGCTCATCGGGAGATTAACCAGAATTGGAGTCCCACCAGCGTCGACAATGCGCTCGTAGAACGTCTCAACGGAGATGTCGCTCGATGTTGCTGCGCTGACTTCTGTAAGGGATCCCTCGAATTTCGTGAAGTCGAAAATGCCGTGCTTCCCCGGATGGACACCGGTCGCGAATGAAGTCCAGGCAGGACCGGTGAGTGGGGGTGTCGTGCTTCGAAGTGTCCCAGACGCAGTCTCGTTGAGGAGCGACGACAGATTCGGCATAGCTCCAACATCGATGAGCGGGTCGATAAGGTCGAACGTGGCCCCATCGAGCCCGAATATAACAACCGATGGCTGATCTTTCATATCCAAGTCGTGCCGTTAACGCATGGAAAGTTTTGTCATTGGATCTCCCAACGAAATGGGTCGACAGCCATTGGGTCAGGACCGGCGTGGAACCGACGACACAGAAGAGGAACAGTAGCCCGAGTGTGAACGACTGGACATCGGTAGACCGTGGTCGGGTCTCTTCTCGAGACCGACCTATTCGATGTAACCGAAAGCTCGCAGGTTGTCTTTTACCTGTTCCTCGTCTATCTCTGATGTGTCGGAAACTGGGGGCTCAGCGATGATACGGCGGCGACCGTTGGACGGCGCCTCGTACCACGGTACCTCGGTCAGTTCCGGTCTGTGTATCCGGTTGGCATGCCCTCGGATCGGTACGGGCACCGGCCACGCTCGCTCACCGAACACCTCGCCATGGTCGGCCGAAACCACTGTTTTCCCACGAGTCTCCTCGATGAGACGTTTCACGGAGGGCACCGCCACCCGGAGATTGTCCTGATACGCTTCGACGACTTCGGCCCTGGTCACCTCACCCCTCCGGAGTTGGTCGTAGACGCTGTCCGTTTGCTCCCGATTTGTGTCGACGTTCTCTAACGCCTCGGATCGAGCTGGATTGGCGGTCCGGTTTCCGACGGCTGCTTCGCCGATAAACGGGGCGTGAGGCTGCATCAAGTGGACAACAATGCGCTTGTTCGGGTAGCGGTCGGCGGCTTCGATGCCACGTTGGACAACTGTCTCCGGTAGCGTCGTTCGAAGTTCCTCATCGAAGCCGTCCTCCCAGACTCGGTCGACGGCGTGGAAGTCGAGTTCGTCAGCGATCTTCGAGAGGTATACGTTCGCCGTCACGTAGACCGTATCGTGGTGTTCCCGACCAGTCCAGTGTCTCCGCACGAACTCCGGTGTGCCACCGACTCCCGAATCGATCTTCTTCAGTGTTCCACCGTTGAGTTCGCTCCAGAGGACTTCGGCGAACGTGTCGAACCGGCACGCGTCGAGGATAACGAGGATGTCCCAGTCCCGTTCCGGATACCGTTTCGCCGGGGGCCCAGAATCGAGAATTGGCTTGGCAATCTTCTCACGAAGAACCCATTCGACAGTCATTCGTGCGCTATCCATCACCCGTGGATTTCCAGTTCTGGTCATTATAACCTTACCGACTACCGGGCCTATTAACAAACCATTCATCCACAAATAGTCCAACAGGACACTATCTGGTTGACACGACGTACTGGAACTGTTCGGCACTGTATATCTCGAACACAGCTCCGAATGATCGATCTGTGTTCGTTATCGAACCTGGCGTTTTATCCCCGCCTTGTGAGGGGCGATTTGTTGTCGATTGTCTAACTACCCTGTCGATCTTGACGGAAGTGAAGCCTATTTTCCGATCCAAGAGATCGGTTTCGATACCCGAAGCGAACTCCGATGTGGGACTTTCGGTAGGCGATCGCTTCTCCGAGTGGTTCATTTCCCGTTTCGAAACAGAAC
This genomic stretch from Halobaculum roseum harbors:
- a CDS encoding glycosyltransferase family 4 protein, with amino-acid sequence MNPLIVSKYTDRIHGIPRYASELSRLIGNSTLLRYNAPEGAQPTCQHEVYHERPNTPAPDAIGKFVKHPLQLTRADADIYHAADPREVLPLRMARRRPLVTTLHDLIVYEFSNAFKRRWTALSRFYLQFLDSSDRIIAVSESTKRDAVDRLGISPEKIDVVYHGIDDRFQPLSSERQTLELEDDAVLMVGRPQPRKNHSGVAAALERLDDRGIESHLYIVGADSADVEQLRNSVKYDGNRIHPTGYVDDHRLVEYYNAADVVAVPSYYEGFGFPVLEAMACETPVVTSDRSCLPEIAGDAALFVEPDDPGAIADGIEAVLRDRVVSSELQQAGLERAKSFTWERTAEQTRLSYQRAIDTYAQ
- a CDS encoding alkaline phosphatase family protein, whose amino-acid sequence is MKDQPSVVIFGLDGATFDLIDPLIDVGAMPNLSSLLNETASGTLRSTTPPLTGPAWTSFATGVHPGKHGIFDFTKFEGSLTEVSAATSSDISVETFYERIVDAGGTPILVNLPMSYPPQVDSPVLTSLLTQGDETVFPEEYRELEDEFGEFRVSPKGDAEDVGGSLPYVEDLIQVEETRFDWSRRLFQTEDWDLFFHLVSATDWIQHELYDELVSDLGTGDLSPAAERAVEGYEMFDEQIGWFREQLSEDDYFILLSDHGFRYYHSMFYLNGWLKKNGYLSVDEGGDASVAPTKKSQEKQQKQDVSRQIDLSRIAKTVSRYPKIFNTADWLYKRVSGYLPVDADLTYGDIDPANSKSKGWGGIYINDTDRFEDGIVSPEDRPEVAREIAEGLKSVVDPKTGEKVFDEVRLSKKVYDGPEADKAPDVVVTSTTHQVDNVMSDVIFRRQEHNGHAPEGIYSIDGPGVVESGGTADIVDIAPTVLALLDIGVPSNIDGSVLDDLFRESLQVDHVPPTTPERRGEPGESRDDSDVKERLSDLGYLDG
- a CDS encoding alkaline phosphatase family protein, with product MDAADYELATRWDCDNLLLDEHAELETFTHTKDVPYTPEVWATVATGVSPEDHGISGDAQDWGNPILDAASKVTQYLPRRWRRLLGRPFRSSDGSEDGIQIRTSANETLFETGQVWLWPGIVDAPHLLEAWRWMSEASDDKITHERLRRDLIANTGRELGWLSAMATLEVPIAGVHSHVLDTAGHVYADRPEILFEYYSIVDRMVGDLRERCDRLVLLSDHGIQTQETNDSQVGRHSMRAMVSAQGVEGLPKTVYDVRDWLTPQLFDATGDDGGATGIGTPEEHLRDLGYL
- a CDS encoding glycosyltransferase gives rise to the protein MADEMSTASMRVLWLRPTTGKNISVGRERIAEHLERRGVTVDVRDATGWDAVDAARAAFVGRYDAIVGTARAGLYVGYPLAVLGRLGFVADIADPIDQIRDLPDLLFRTFNWYELSVLRRTSQRAAVYESTRNRLAAHGLSTTPVENGVDFDKFADPEASVVRQTESILTEAGVDVDKPIAMYVGGLSTTYYLFDILGASERCSDWQFVFLGEGPLAEMLRDANNELENVFYLGSFDYDLIPGFLSHASAGLCLVGIEQPLKVLEYGAAGLPTIGMHGGLSDRFSEDQLLFVDPSPESVATSLDDLRTDPSLAKKYGENLREEAKLHSWADIADIYYELLEASLS